A single Drosophila ananassae strain 14024-0371.13 chromosome 3L, ASM1763931v2, whole genome shotgun sequence DNA region contains:
- the LOC116654677 gene encoding uncharacterized protein LOC116654677 isoform X3: protein MKLFGINKIMGHCRSSDQKRIEAGHLDDKGSQSESSQDNRQGDPDSATSHNRPHPCPAPKKPCPNDDTPSGDNLYILKNCDHCADFTIGPCKKCRCPRRPECSGQCKPMHKPVSQESMSPEERTSVETSASAPAMEPSRHVGGNCGPQVCQVCRQQEVTDQGTCMCTQCNAKIQQAVDEVYEQCQGQCQRGGQPGQQGGQWQQQQPLQQQQFNQGGLLANDKNGLPYNIIVVQDCDNQAFMDQLTSAIARGGPQMGGPQMGGPQMGAPQRWNPPNGGFQNVGGVVDYQYIDMNARGGYDNPRDGGYDYGYDMGQAPMEPYMSDYDDRYSGRDARSPRSRGCNRNTCPRRSQSNQFSVGGRNEDATTCTCNCPICRKGFETKEKLAMLIAQALEIFITGYQAKQTAVKDPKDKKDKKDKKDKKKNKKKKGKGMNEKPPKGLPRSRSGGSKSS, encoded by the exons atgaaacttttcggaatcaacaaaattatggGCCACTGCCGGAGCTCGGACCAGAAGCGGATTGAAGCTGGCCATCTGGATGATAAGGGTAGCCAGTCGGAGAGTTCTCAAGACAACAGACAAGGAGACCCTGACTCCGCGACATCCCACAATCGGCCGCATCCTTGTCCTGCCCCCAAAAAGCCGTGTCCCAATGATGATACCCCGTCGGGCGACAACTTGTATATCCTGAAGAACTGCGATCATTGTGCGGACTTTACGATTGGACCCTGCAAGAAATGTCGGTGTCCTCGTAGGCCGGAATGTTCCGGGCAATGCAAACCTATGCATAAACCAGTCTCCCAGGAAAGCATGTCGCCTGAGGAGCGCACTTCTGTGGAAACATCGGCGAGCGCACCGGCGATGGAGCCCTCCCGCCATGTGGGTGGAAACTGTGGACCGCAGGTCTGTCAGGTCTGCAGGCAGCAGGAAGTCACTGATCAGGGCACATGCATGTGCACCCAATGTAATGCCAAGATCCAGCAAGCTGTCGACGAGGTCTATGAACAGTGTCAGGGGCAGTGTCAAAGGGGAGGCCAACCCGGCCAGCAGGGAGGTcagtggcagcagcaacagccgctgcagcagcagcagttcaATCAAGGAGGATTGCTGGCAAATGACAAGAATGGCCTTCCCTACAACATAATTGTGGTCCAGGACTGCGATAATCAGGCATTTATGGATCAGCTCACTTCGGCCATTGCGCGCGGAGGACCCCAGATGGGAGGACCACAGATGGGGGGACCCCAAATGGGTGCACCACAGAGGTGGAATCCGCCAAATGGTGGCTTCCAAAATGTAGGTGGCGTGGTGGACTATCAGTATATAGACATGAATGCACGTGGTGGATACGACAATCCCAGGGACGGAGGTTACGACTACGGCTACGACATGGGCCAGGCGCCAATGGAGCCGTACATGTCCG ATTATGACGACAGGTATTCAGGACGCGACGCTAGAAGTCCCAGGTCACGCGGATGCAATCGCAACACTTGTCCGCGAAGGTCGCAATCGAACCAGTTTTCGGTTGGGGGACGAAATGAGGATGCCACGACCTGTACTTGCAACTGCCCGATATGCCGCAAGGGATTCGAGACGAAGGAAAAGCTAGCCATGTTGATAGCCCAGGCCCTGGAGATCTTCATCACGGGATATCAGGCCAAGCAAACGGCGGTGAAGGACCCTAAGgacaaaaaggataaaaaggaCAAGAAGGACaagaaaaagaacaaaaagaaaaagggcAAAGGGATGAACGAGAAGCCCCCCAAGGGATTACCCAGATCGAGATCAGGGG GATCCAAATCATCATAG
- the LOC116654677 gene encoding uncharacterized protein LOC116654677 isoform X1 translates to MKLFGINKIMGHCRSSDQKRIEAGHLDDKGSQSESSQDNRQGDPDSATSHNRPHPCPAPKKPCPNDDTPSGDNLYILKNCDHCADFTIGPCKKCRCPRRPECSGQCKPMHKPVSQESMSPEERTSVETSASAPAMEPSRHVGGNCGPQVCQVCRQQEVTDQGTCMCTQCNAKIQQAVDEVYEQCQGQCQRGGQPGQQGGQWQQQQPLQQQQFNQGGLLANDKNGLPYNIIVVQDCDNQAFMDQLTSAIARGGPQMGGPQMGGPQMGAPQRWNPPNGGFQNVGGVVDYQYIDMNARGGYDNPRDGGYDYGYDMGQAPMEPYMSDYDDRYSGRDARSPRSRGCNRNTCPRRSQSNQFSVGGRNEDATTCTCNCPICRKGFETKEKLAMLIAQALEIFITGYQAKQTAVKDPKDKKDKKDKKDKKKNKKKKGKGMNEKPPKGLPRSRSGGKAESDPSSPAGSMQSLPQDKSKFPNFAPPSKDPNHHSRDNGDSVENRINQGFKTSNNRVSHGSNEKNNSFPSANNSQKSDRISQGSKGSQKSQRSQSGQPPMDDFFLPNCTEHRCKYNCGGLCSRPPHNCGKSCKGHCRGPCSIYKSGAGDGRSRSKNRVPQLPTHRHSRCEQCNKIEGRQWQDVDSCPKGPGSGTKSGTGCCGGTQDRHEGGGSGRNRKTLMGLSPIAHYRPGMLQFPVNYLLAGTQFRRRLSRTAAGVTLHQRPYVDEADVKDLPSFPLKRQESTIETPVPPKKWL, encoded by the exons atgaaacttttcggaatcaacaaaattatggGCCACTGCCGGAGCTCGGACCAGAAGCGGATTGAAGCTGGCCATCTGGATGATAAGGGTAGCCAGTCGGAGAGTTCTCAAGACAACAGACAAGGAGACCCTGACTCCGCGACATCCCACAATCGGCCGCATCCTTGTCCTGCCCCCAAAAAGCCGTGTCCCAATGATGATACCCCGTCGGGCGACAACTTGTATATCCTGAAGAACTGCGATCATTGTGCGGACTTTACGATTGGACCCTGCAAGAAATGTCGGTGTCCTCGTAGGCCGGAATGTTCCGGGCAATGCAAACCTATGCATAAACCAGTCTCCCAGGAAAGCATGTCGCCTGAGGAGCGCACTTCTGTGGAAACATCGGCGAGCGCACCGGCGATGGAGCCCTCCCGCCATGTGGGTGGAAACTGTGGACCGCAGGTCTGTCAGGTCTGCAGGCAGCAGGAAGTCACTGATCAGGGCACATGCATGTGCACCCAATGTAATGCCAAGATCCAGCAAGCTGTCGACGAGGTCTATGAACAGTGTCAGGGGCAGTGTCAAAGGGGAGGCCAACCCGGCCAGCAGGGAGGTcagtggcagcagcaacagccgctgcagcagcagcagttcaATCAAGGAGGATTGCTGGCAAATGACAAGAATGGCCTTCCCTACAACATAATTGTGGTCCAGGACTGCGATAATCAGGCATTTATGGATCAGCTCACTTCGGCCATTGCGCGCGGAGGACCCCAGATGGGAGGACCACAGATGGGGGGACCCCAAATGGGTGCACCACAGAGGTGGAATCCGCCAAATGGTGGCTTCCAAAATGTAGGTGGCGTGGTGGACTATCAGTATATAGACATGAATGCACGTGGTGGATACGACAATCCCAGGGACGGAGGTTACGACTACGGCTACGACATGGGCCAGGCGCCAATGGAGCCGTACATGTCCG ATTATGACGACAGGTATTCAGGACGCGACGCTAGAAGTCCCAGGTCACGCGGATGCAATCGCAACACTTGTCCGCGAAGGTCGCAATCGAACCAGTTTTCGGTTGGGGGACGAAATGAGGATGCCACGACCTGTACTTGCAACTGCCCGATATGCCGCAAGGGATTCGAGACGAAGGAAAAGCTAGCCATGTTGATAGCCCAGGCCCTGGAGATCTTCATCACGGGATATCAGGCCAAGCAAACGGCGGTGAAGGACCCTAAGgacaaaaaggataaaaaggaCAAGAAGGACaagaaaaagaacaaaaagaaaaagggcAAAGGGATGAACGAGAAGCCCCCCAAGGGATTACCCAGATCGAGATCAGGGGGTAAGGCGGAATCTGATCCATCTTCTCCAGCAGGTTCCATGCAGAGCTTACCACAAGACAAGAGCAAATTCCCTAACTTTGCTCCTCCTTCCAAGGATCCAAATCATCATAGCAGGGACAACGGTGATTCGGTGGAAAATCGCATCAATCAAGGGTTCAAAACCTCCAATAACCGCGTTAGTCACGGCTCCAATGAGAAGAATAACTCCTTTCCCTCGGCCAATAACTCCCAGAAATCGGATCGCATCAGTCAGGGGTCGAAGGGATCCCAAAAGTCGCAAAGGTCCCAGAGCGGCCAGCCCCCAATGGATGACTTCTTTCTGCCCAATTGCACGGAGCATCGTTGCAAGTACAATTGCGGCGGCCTCTGCTCCCGACCGCCACACAACTGCGGCAAATCCTGCAAGGGCCACTGCCGAGGTCCCTGCTCCATTTACAAGTCCGGAGCCGGTGATGGGCGCAGTCGCAGCAAGAACCGTGTCCCACAACTGCCCACCCATCGACATTCCCGCTGCGAGCAGTGCAACAAGATCGAAGGTCGTCAGTGGCAAGATGTGGACTCCTGCCCTAAGGGCCCCGGCTCCGGCACCAAGTCGGGCACTGGCTGTTGCGGTGGAACCCAGGATAGACACGAAGGTGGTGGCAGTGGGCGTAACCGAAAGACCCTAATGGGACTCAGTCCCATTGCCCACTATCGACCCGGAATGTTGCAGTTTCCCGTCAATTATCTGCTGGCTGGCACTCAATTCCGGCGCAGACTATcccgtaccgccgccggagtAACGCTTCATCAAAGGCCCTATGTGGATGAGGCGGATGTTAAGGATCTGCCGAGTTTCCCATTGAAACGGCAGGAGAGCACCATTGAAACGCCGGTGCCCCCCAAGAAATGGCTTTGA
- the LOC116654677 gene encoding uncharacterized protein LOC116654677 isoform X2, whose translation MKLFGINKIMGHCRSSDQKRIEAGHLDDKGSQSESSQDNRQGDPDSATSHNRPHPCPAPKKPCPNDDTPSGDNLYILKNCDHCADFTIGPCKKCRCPRRPECSGQCKPMHKPVSQESMSPEERTSVETSASAPAMEPSRHVGGNCGPQVCQVCRQQEVTDQGTCMCTQCNAKIQQAVDEVYEQCQGQCQRGGQPGQQGGQWQQQQPLQQQQFNQGGLLANDKNGLPYNIIVVQDCDNQAFMDQLTSAIARGGPQMGGPQMGGPQMGAPQRWNPPNGGFQNVGGVVDYQYIDMNARGGYDNPRDGGYDYGYDMGQAPMEPYMSDYDDRYSGRDARSPRSRGCNRNTCPRRSQSNQFSVGGRNEDATTCTCNCPICRKGFETKEKLAMLIAQALEIFITGYQAKQTAVKDPKDKKDKKDKKDKKKNKKKKGKGMNEKPPKGLPRSRSGGKAESDPSSPAGSKSS comes from the exons atgaaacttttcggaatcaacaaaattatggGCCACTGCCGGAGCTCGGACCAGAAGCGGATTGAAGCTGGCCATCTGGATGATAAGGGTAGCCAGTCGGAGAGTTCTCAAGACAACAGACAAGGAGACCCTGACTCCGCGACATCCCACAATCGGCCGCATCCTTGTCCTGCCCCCAAAAAGCCGTGTCCCAATGATGATACCCCGTCGGGCGACAACTTGTATATCCTGAAGAACTGCGATCATTGTGCGGACTTTACGATTGGACCCTGCAAGAAATGTCGGTGTCCTCGTAGGCCGGAATGTTCCGGGCAATGCAAACCTATGCATAAACCAGTCTCCCAGGAAAGCATGTCGCCTGAGGAGCGCACTTCTGTGGAAACATCGGCGAGCGCACCGGCGATGGAGCCCTCCCGCCATGTGGGTGGAAACTGTGGACCGCAGGTCTGTCAGGTCTGCAGGCAGCAGGAAGTCACTGATCAGGGCACATGCATGTGCACCCAATGTAATGCCAAGATCCAGCAAGCTGTCGACGAGGTCTATGAACAGTGTCAGGGGCAGTGTCAAAGGGGAGGCCAACCCGGCCAGCAGGGAGGTcagtggcagcagcaacagccgctgcagcagcagcagttcaATCAAGGAGGATTGCTGGCAAATGACAAGAATGGCCTTCCCTACAACATAATTGTGGTCCAGGACTGCGATAATCAGGCATTTATGGATCAGCTCACTTCGGCCATTGCGCGCGGAGGACCCCAGATGGGAGGACCACAGATGGGGGGACCCCAAATGGGTGCACCACAGAGGTGGAATCCGCCAAATGGTGGCTTCCAAAATGTAGGTGGCGTGGTGGACTATCAGTATATAGACATGAATGCACGTGGTGGATACGACAATCCCAGGGACGGAGGTTACGACTACGGCTACGACATGGGCCAGGCGCCAATGGAGCCGTACATGTCCG ATTATGACGACAGGTATTCAGGACGCGACGCTAGAAGTCCCAGGTCACGCGGATGCAATCGCAACACTTGTCCGCGAAGGTCGCAATCGAACCAGTTTTCGGTTGGGGGACGAAATGAGGATGCCACGACCTGTACTTGCAACTGCCCGATATGCCGCAAGGGATTCGAGACGAAGGAAAAGCTAGCCATGTTGATAGCCCAGGCCCTGGAGATCTTCATCACGGGATATCAGGCCAAGCAAACGGCGGTGAAGGACCCTAAGgacaaaaaggataaaaaggaCAAGAAGGACaagaaaaagaacaaaaagaaaaagggcAAAGGGATGAACGAGAAGCCCCCCAAGGGATTACCCAGATCGAGATCAGGGGGTAAGGCGGAATCTGATCCATCTTCTCCAGCAG GATCCAAATCATCATAG